From one Triticum urartu cultivar G1812 chromosome 3, Tu2.1, whole genome shotgun sequence genomic stretch:
- the LOC125543387 gene encoding putative ubiquitin-conjugating enzyme E2 38 produces MDTECRGPQQGGSSCWATGAAAWSSSQQKRQRCEGSSSDQVGSSTSASVQMSESELPDTDYVENEEEDYYMDDDDDCDDENGDDSEYEFDEADFNQQLADKFDDLDLPPGVEATVPWLQKLAANDEQDGASDELVEDEITRKYKAFQQFYTVQNFSDHHYANKSVGKTSREWAKRIQHDWKLLEKDLPASIFVRVAEDRMDLLRAAIIGPKGTPYHDGLFFFDAHFTSNYPSEPPLVYYHSGGLRLNPNLYNCGKVCLSLLGTWSGSGCEKWNSAHSTMLQVLVSIQALILNEKPYFNEPGYAGSANTTTGQQHSVEYNKTTFLHSCRTMLYSLRRPPEHFGDLVAGHFRERGRTILAACKHYLEGNMVGSEVPEEEEAEYDGTGASSSSSSSSSSVPKKQQVMRVDPLGRRTQFTDNLKTLFEDLLMEFNVKGADTRKFLEDKVKKNLPAA; encoded by the exons ATGGACACCGA GTGCCGCGGGCCGCAGCAGGGGGGCTCGTCCTGCtgggcgacgggcgcggcggcTTGGAGTTCATCGCAGCAGAAGCGCCAGCGATGCGAG GGTTCTTCCAGCGACCAAGTTGGATCCAGCACAAGTGCTTCTGTGCAAATGTCTGAATCAGAGCTACCAGATACTGATTACgtagaaaatgaggaagaggattACTAtatggatgatgatgatgattgtGATGATGAAAACGGCGATGACTCTGAATATGAATTCGATGAAGCTGACTTTAATCAGCAGCTTGCTGATAAATTTGATGATTTAGATCTGCCTCCAGGTGTGGAGGCTACTGTACCATGGCTTCAGAAACTTGCAGCCAATGACGAGCAGGACGGAGCGTCAGATGAGTTAGTTGAGGATGAAATTACAAGGAAATATAAGGCATTTCAACAATTCTACACTGTTCAAAATTTCTCTGACCACCATTATGCTAATAAATCAGTGGGGAAG ACAAGCAGGGAATGGGCAAAGAGAATTCAACATGACTGGAAACTTTTAGAGAAAGATCTACCAG CTTCTATCTTTGTCCGTGTTGCTGAAGATAGAATGGATCTTCTTAGGGCTGCGATTATTGGCCCTAAGGGAACACCCTatcatgatggtctcttcttctTTGATGCACATTTTACCTCTAATTATCCTTCAGAGCCTCCG TTGGTGTATTACCATTCTGGAGGGCTTCGACTTAATCCGAACTTGTATAATTGTGGAAAAGTCTGCCTTAGCCTCCTTGGTACCTGGAGTGGTAGTGGTTGCGAGAAGTGGAACTCAGCTCACTCAACCATGCTGCAGGTGCTTGTGTCCATTCAGGCTCTCATTTTGAATGAGAAGCCATACTTCAATGAACCGGGATATGCAGGCTCTGCGAATACCACAACTGGACAACAGCATTCTGTAGAGTATAACAAGACCACATTTCTGCACTCCTGTAGGACTATGCTGTATTCACTTAGAAGGCCTCCGGAG CACTTTGGAGACCTTGTCGCCGGCCACTTCCGGGAACGCGGACGCACCATTCTGGCAGCATGCAAACACTACCTAGAGGGTAACATGGTTGGATCGGAGGTCCCTGAAGAGGAAGAAGCGGAATACGACGGCACTGGAGCAtctagcagcagcagcagcagtagcagcagtgtACCAAAGAAGCAACAAGTGATGAGGGTGGATCCTCTGGGTAGGCGCACTCAGTTCACTGACAACCTCAAGACGCTGTTTGAAGATCTTCTGATGGAGTTCAACGTGAAGGGCGCTGACACTAGGAAGTTCCTGGAAGACAAGGTTAAGAAGAACCTGCCCGCAGCCTGA